The window GCTTGTATATTGTTCCTGCAGTATCCGCCCTGATTTCAATGCTGATGCTGGGAAATCTGATGCGGGAAGCCGGATGCGCGGAAAAACTGGCTGACACTGCCAGGAATCAGCTGATCAACATTGTGACGATTTTTCTGGGTACGGCAGTCGGTACCACTATGCGTGCCGAGACCTTCCTGAACATTGCCACGCTCAAAATTCTCGCACTGGGCACTGTGGCTTTCAGCTTCGCCACAGCAGGTGGAATACTGCTTTGCAAATTGATGAATCTGTTCGGCGCGGATAGAATCAATCCCCTGATCGGAGCGGCAGGAGTGTCGGCCGTCCCCATCTCGGCCCGGGTGGTTCAGAAAGTAGGGCAGGAGGAGAACCCGCAGAATTTCCTCCTGATGCACGCCCTGGGAGCAAGCGTGTCAGGTGTGATCGGAGCGGCGGTCACAGCAGGTGTGCTGCTGGAAATGCTGCGATAACTTCGGTTTTGATTGGTTATTCAAACTTCTGCAGAGATCTTCCTAGCCTCGAATTCCTTTTCCATCCAGTCCGGGCCGTTGACCACTCTGGCAACCAGCATGCCGCAGACATTGTCGCCCACCACATTGATCATGGTCGCCGGAGGATCGACGAGCTGGCCGAGCATGGTGATGATTGGCATGGATTCAGGCGGAAAGCCGAATATCGTGATGATCAGAATTTCACCCAGCATTCCGCCGGAAGGGATTCCGCTGATGACGGTTCCGCAGAGCAGGGCCACTGCCAGCACCAGGAATACTGTCTGAACTCCTGAAAACGGGATGCCGAACAGGCCGAACAGCAGAGCCATCTTCATCACTGCGGCCAGCGAAGAACCGTCGCTGTGCACCGACGCGCCGATATTGACGACGACTTCACGGATGTCGTTGGGAAGACCCATTTTCTTGGCTGCTTCCAGATTGATCGGCAGAGTGGCCAGGCCGCTGCCTGTACCCCATGCAGTCAATGCCGACGGGAGAATGTTGGCCCAGAAGGCTTTGAGCCCTTTCATGCCGGCGGAAAGCCAGACATAGAAGGTGAAGACTATGGCGAAATATCCTATGGAAAGCGGATAATAAAGAGCCATTGCCCTGATGTATGAACCGAACAGCTGTGTCCCGAAGGTTCCCACCAGATAGGCGAAATAGGCTCCAAGCCCCACTGGAGCGTAGAGCATCACATACCCGATCGCCTTGGTCATGACCTCGTTTCCTGAGATCAGAAAATCCGCGAAAGGTTTAGCCAGCGGCCCTGCGGCAGAAGCAGCCAGGCCGATCATGAAGGAGAAGACGATCAGAGGGAAAATGCTTTTCTTGGAAAAAATCTCATTGAAATCCGGTACAGTAAGGGTTCTGACCAGCTGCTGACTCAGCGATATTTTTTCGATATTTACAGGCTGGTCCATGGCAATTTTGTTGCCCTGGGTCGGCGGGTATAGATTGACGCCGATCAGCATGATGACAGCAGAGATCAGCCCGGTCACGACAAAGACCACGACCATCCAGCCGATGATTTTCCCCAGGCGTTTCATATCGCTCATCTTGGCCACTGTCGAGGAGATGGAAAAAAACACCATTGGAACGACAATGGTGAACAAGAGGTTGAGGAAAATATCGCCAAGTGGTTTGAGGACTTCAGCCTTTTCCTTCATTATCAGGCCGATAATTGAGCCGATGACGATTGAGATGATCAGGCAAATGGAAAAACTGTACGCTTTCAGGAATGAATTTTTTATCATGCTCTTGATGATATCCGGACTGGCACGACAAGTTCAAATCTGCATCTTCAACCAGTTAACCAATTGTTGCTGCTTCAGATTGATTGCGATTCTTCCACCACCGGTTTCCCCAGTCAATCATTATCTGATCATCAAATGTTGATCGATATCCGAATCCTTAAATTGGCTGATCGGAATTTAACCCGGTTTCAGACGATCTGTAAAACTGGCACGGGAATAGCTAATACAATTTCATCAATAAATTTTACGGAGGGCAAGATGAACAATCAGAGAATCGATGAAAATATCAGGGAGCTGGCTGTTAAAGCAACCAACCGCATCAGGCGTGCGCAATACATACTCGCAGACCTCATCCGCACTGACGAATCCAATGAAGATCATTACCGCAACATCAGCGCTTTCTGCAATTTTCTGCAGGCCGAGCTGAAGGGCGTGGCACAGTCAGTCAGAAACTAAGCGGAATTTGCCAAAGCTGATAATCATACGACTCAAACGGGCGAATCGGGCGAAAATAAGGGAGCCATGACGGCTCCCTTATTGAAAAAAGACAGATGTTGTTTTTGAGATTTCAGAACAGGACTGAGGCGATGGCCGCTGTCATGAAGCAGGCCAGCGAGCCTGCGATCATGGCTCGCAGGCCGAGCTTTGCCAGGTCGTGTTTTCTGGAAGGAGCCAGTCCGCCGATCCCTGCGATCTGGATGGCAATGGAACTGAAATTGGAGAATCCGCAGAGTGCATATGTGATTACTAATTTAGCCCTGTCCGAGAGGTCTGCCACATTCTTCATCAGATCCCCGAAATGCAGATATGCCACAAATTCGTTCAGAACTGTTTTTTCGCCGATCAGATAGCCTACAGCCATGGCGTCTTTCCAGGGTGTGCCCATCAGCCAGGCAAGAGGCGCAAGCAGGAAGCCGAAGATCACTTCCATTGAGAATTTCCAGGCTCCGGAAAAACTGCAGGAAGAAGCTTTCACTGCGGCTCCGTTTTTGGTGATGGAATAGCTGATTTTTTCCTGCCGATCTGCATAGAGATTTTCATTGATCTGGATTTGAGTCCCCTTAATGGCTTTGATCGTTCCCTGGAAGATCATCAGTTTCTGAGCGCCATACTGGGGTTTTTCCAGGGCCAGGGTGATCTGCTGGCCGGTCAGGCTTTCAGCTTCAGCAGGCGCGATTTCTTCGCTCAGGACCAGGACATGAGGATCCTTGCCGATCAGGCGGTTGATGCCGTCGCCTGCTGACATCAGCAGGTAATTGACCATGGCGATCAGGGAAATGAAGGCCATCAGCATGGCTGCTACATTGAGAGCAAGGCCCAGACCTTCGCCTGCACCGCGTGCCGCGGCGTCGATCACATTCACATCCAGCTGCTCCACTTTGACTTCCATGGTGCCCTGTGTGACAGGTTTTCCGGTTTCAGGAACCATCAGTTTGGACATCACCATGGCTGCGGGCGCGCTCATGATGGAGGCAGCCAGCAGGTGGCCTGCGATGGTAGGGAAAGACTCGCGCAGCAGGCCCACATAGGCTGCCATCACGCTGCCTGCAATGGTGGCCATGCCTCCAGTCATTACGCACATCAATTCAGACATGGTCATTTTTTCGATAAAAGGTTTGACGAGCAGGGGGGCTTCAGTCTGGCCCATGAAAATATTGGCTGAGGCGGATAAGGTTTCAGCGCCGCTTGTCTGCATGGTTTTGGCCATGATCCAGGCGAAAAATTTTACCACCACCTGCATCACGCCGAGATAATAGAGCACTGTCATGAAGGAGCAGAAAAAAATGATGGTGGGCAGCACCTGAAAAGCAAAGATGAAACCGAAACCGCTTACATTGGTGATCAGGGAGCCGAACACGAATTTGGAACCTTCGGCAGTGAAATCCAGGAGCTTCATGATCACATCGTTCATGAATTCGAAAAAGGCGCGGCCTGTGTCAGTTCTCAGCACGATCCAGGCAAAGATGAACTGCAGGGCAGTGCCTCCGTAAACCACGCGCCAGTTGATCATTTTCCTATTGTCGGACATCAGCCAGGCGACAAATATCAGGACGAAACAGCCAAAAAAAGCAACGATGCGTTCGCTCTCCATTTAACCCTCTATTATTTTATTCGTATTTCTTGAATGCCAGGCAGGCATTGTGCCCGCCGAATCCGAATGAATTGGAAATCGCTGTTTTCACGGGTATGGCAATAGCCTTGTTAGGTACAAAGTCCAGGTCGCATTCAGGGTCAGGCTGATTGTAGTTG of the Candidatus Wallbacteria bacterium genome contains:
- a CDS encoding dicarboxylate/amino acid:cation symporter, encoding MIKNSFLKAYSFSICLIISIVIGSIIGLIMKEKAEVLKPLGDIFLNLLFTIVVPMVFFSISSTVAKMSDMKRLGKIIGWMVVVFVVTGLISAVIMLIGVNLYPPTQGNKIAMDQPVNIEKISLSQQLVRTLTVPDFNEIFSKKSIFPLIVFSFMIGLAASAAGPLAKPFADFLISGNEVMTKAIGYVMLYAPVGLGAYFAYLVGTFGTQLFGSYIRAMALYYPLSIGYFAIVFTFYVWLSAGMKGLKAFWANILPSALTAWGTGSGLATLPINLEAAKKMGLPNDIREVVVNIGASVHSDGSSLAAVMKMALLFGLFGIPFSGVQTVFLVLAVALLCGTVISGIPSGGMLGEILIITIFGFPPESMPIITMLGQLVDPPATMINVVGDNVCGMLVARVVNGPDWMEKEFEARKISAEV